The Candidatus Dependentiae bacterium genome includes a window with the following:
- the dnaG gene encoding DNA primase has product MSLFNFIKGHVSIIDVVSEYASLKKAGLYLKGNCPFHHEKTASFTVSPHKEIYYCFGCHSGGDVISFIAKAEQCTQLEAAHYLAERYNIQIPQEHLSYNKDAAHQKTDEKKRYWLLCNLIAQWCHDQLKKNKDALEYIKQRSINDETIERFKIGYFPQSPQAIKDLIDMIRQHHFMAQDLLATNVVSESKGMYYSPLADRIIFPIADPMGRRCGFGGRIFRQNDERPKYYNCKESPYFSKGSLLFGFDLAKKEIQAQNGVYLVEGYMDCLMMAQYGFLNTVATLGTACTSEQLKLLSRYAQQVFVLYDGDDAGKKAMLRLTQLCWQVNLELRVIELPKKEDPDSFLRKGGNLVQLAAAAHDIFIFFVDTVGSGFINKTLHEKMDTIRELIEIIGTVEDPLKKDILLQRVAKTCDIPFQALASEAQRQGNFSSPSASDAQLESNTPRHSPSSLAIALKEVPLLEKKLFSVIINNMNLLKNEDEEYLTEYATPPVRDLLIKLQLLRKESEPVDFSLFFEHLSDQEKVLMSQLLLECHEYDGPENFDYLLTQFQKKNWKSFVTDTKIKLNRAKQDNDEPSVQKILTHFQELKQKLVSRGLI; this is encoded by the coding sequence ATGAGCCTTTTCAACTTCATTAAGGGTCATGTTTCGATCATTGATGTGGTCAGTGAATATGCGAGTTTGAAAAAAGCGGGACTTTATTTAAAAGGAAACTGCCCTTTTCATCATGAAAAAACTGCGTCGTTCACCGTAAGCCCACATAAAGAAATTTATTATTGCTTTGGGTGCCATTCGGGAGGCGATGTTATTTCGTTCATTGCAAAAGCTGAGCAATGTACACAACTTGAAGCCGCGCACTATTTAGCTGAGCGATACAATATTCAAATACCCCAAGAACATCTCAGTTATAATAAAGATGCTGCGCACCAAAAAACTGATGAAAAAAAACGCTATTGGCTGCTGTGCAATTTAATTGCCCAATGGTGCCACGATCAGCTGAAAAAAAATAAAGATGCACTTGAGTACATTAAACAACGTTCAATAAATGATGAAACGATTGAGCGATTTAAAATTGGTTATTTTCCTCAATCTCCGCAAGCAATTAAAGATTTAATCGATATGATTCGCCAGCACCATTTCATGGCGCAAGATCTTCTGGCAACAAACGTCGTCTCCGAGAGCAAAGGAATGTACTATTCCCCGCTTGCAGATCGGATAATTTTTCCAATCGCAGATCCAATGGGGCGCCGATGCGGTTTTGGCGGAAGAATTTTTAGGCAAAACGACGAACGACCAAAATATTATAATTGCAAAGAAAGCCCCTATTTTTCAAAAGGTTCTCTTCTTTTTGGGTTCGATTTAGCAAAAAAAGAGATACAAGCTCAAAATGGTGTTTACTTAGTCGAAGGCTACATGGATTGCCTGATGATGGCGCAGTATGGGTTTCTTAATACCGTAGCTACGCTTGGCACCGCCTGCACCTCAGAACAATTAAAACTGCTTTCTCGGTACGCTCAGCAAGTTTTCGTTCTTTATGATGGAGACGATGCTGGCAAAAAAGCTATGCTGAGACTCACGCAGCTTTGTTGGCAGGTAAACTTGGAGCTTCGCGTCATTGAATTACCTAAAAAAGAAGATCCGGATTCATTCTTGCGCAAAGGCGGGAATTTAGTCCAGTTAGCAGCTGCTGCGCACGATATTTTCATCTTTTTTGTGGATACGGTCGGCTCCGGGTTTATTAACAAAACTCTCCATGAAAAAATGGACACGATCCGCGAGCTCATTGAAATTATAGGAACCGTAGAAGATCCGCTAAAAAAGGACATCCTGCTTCAGAGGGTGGCAAAGACCTGCGACATACCATTTCAAGCATTGGCAAGTGAGGCTCAGCGGCAGGGCAATTTTTCTAGCCCCAGCGCTTCGGATGCGCAGCTAGAATCTAATACGCCCCGGCACAGCCCATCCTCGCTGGCAATCGCACTTAAAGAAGTACCTCTCTTGGAAAAAAAATTATTTTCTGTTATAATAAATAACATGAATTTGTTAAAAAACGAAGATGAAGAGTACCTGACCGAATATGCAACCCCACCCGTGCGCGATCTTCTAATAAAACTGCAATTATTAAGAAAAGAGAGCGAGCCGGTGGATTTTTCACTTTTTTTTGAACATTTATCTGATCAGGAGAAAGTATTAATGAGTCAGCTGCTTCTTGAGTGTCATGAATACGACGGGCCAGAGAACTTTGATTATTTGCTCACACAATTTCAAAAGAAAAACTGGAAATCGTTCGTAACAGATACTAAAATCAAATTAAATCGAGCAAAGCAAGATAACGACGAACCGAGCGTCCAAAAAATTTTAACTCATTTTCAAGAGCTGAAACAAAAACTTGTCAGCAGGGGCCTTATATGA
- the rpoD gene encoding RNA polymerase sigma factor RpoD, producing MIKKIVKKTTSSKPKKTVQVKKSSVAAKVLRAATSTIARALSKLAPAKKSAPAPKKPQAKKKTIVKPSVAPQIKKTAAAPVTQKKPAPAPVAKPQEKKPIAPAAKPAVVATPPAPAKPAAKQPAKPAKKAPAKPSSAPEIDLKDEIFSTILEKGKKIGALTYEELIEFRQRYQLSDKELAELMRVLPQEGVELIMQEEVSDAYIEDLPKDELVPAALPGTFDAQIEIDTEEEESGQEDEDEAEEEEDKLVVKETASSAQLTDGVKCYLRDIGKIPLLNKKTEKVIADQIALGKSEAIASISKFPFIHKELVNIAEKLQRNTLPLKDIIQFSEFDQENLPKIEEEKMALLSILLEVKNLIGNEEQIYRSYRAKLADPAQKKEMLDKVKENKEEISKTIQTIKISNKLIRKLAKRIEKAMLKIEEKKAEIALAENDLKSLAHPEHPSAEQIAQREEIERIIRGGFKTIKKVEGEMGISQEHIEKNYNQLQAGLDKDKRAKDDLAKANLRLVVNIAKKYINKGLPFLDLIQEGNIGLMRAVEKFDFERGFKFSTYATWWIRQAITRAIADQSRTIRVPVHMVETLNKINKIKRVFIQEHGREPSHAELAKELNIDEKKIKNIIKISKEPISLETPVGDSEDAFIKDFIENENDFSPADTVASNDLKERVREVLKTLTPREEKVIKMRFGIDVASEHTLEEVGKDFSVTRERIRQIEVKALRKLRHPSRSKKLQSFFDKEFENLDKDFDNIPGD from the coding sequence ATGATTAAAAAAATAGTCAAAAAGACAACATCTTCTAAACCTAAGAAGACCGTACAAGTCAAAAAAAGCTCAGTTGCTGCAAAAGTTTTGCGCGCAGCTACAAGTACTATTGCACGAGCGCTCAGCAAACTTGCGCCTGCAAAAAAATCGGCTCCCGCTCCAAAAAAACCACAAGCCAAAAAGAAAACGATCGTAAAACCTTCTGTAGCCCCTCAAATTAAAAAAACAGCGGCTGCCCCTGTTACCCAAAAAAAACCTGCGCCAGCTCCTGTAGCAAAACCTCAAGAAAAAAAACCTATTGCACCTGCAGCAAAGCCGGCCGTTGTCGCAACCCCTCCAGCGCCCGCTAAACCGGCAGCAAAACAACCGGCAAAGCCTGCAAAAAAAGCTCCTGCAAAACCAAGCTCAGCTCCTGAAATAGACTTAAAAGATGAAATATTTTCTACCATCCTTGAAAAAGGAAAGAAAATTGGCGCTCTCACTTATGAAGAACTGATCGAATTCAGACAGCGCTATCAACTTTCTGATAAAGAGCTTGCAGAGCTTATGCGCGTTCTCCCTCAAGAAGGCGTAGAACTTATAATGCAAGAAGAAGTTTCGGACGCTTATATTGAAGATCTTCCAAAAGATGAACTTGTTCCTGCTGCACTTCCAGGCACCTTTGATGCACAAATTGAAATCGATACTGAAGAAGAAGAATCTGGCCAAGAAGATGAAGACGAAGCAGAAGAAGAGGAAGATAAACTGGTTGTTAAAGAAACAGCCTCTTCAGCTCAATTGACCGATGGCGTAAAATGTTACTTGCGCGATATTGGTAAAATTCCGTTGCTTAACAAAAAGACAGAGAAAGTAATTGCGGATCAGATTGCACTTGGCAAAAGCGAAGCGATCGCCTCTATTTCGAAATTTCCGTTCATTCATAAAGAATTGGTAAATATCGCAGAGAAATTGCAACGCAATACGCTGCCACTTAAAGATATTATTCAGTTCTCTGAATTTGACCAAGAAAATCTTCCAAAAATTGAAGAAGAAAAAATGGCACTTCTTTCTATTTTGTTGGAAGTAAAAAATTTAATAGGGAACGAAGAGCAAATCTATCGCAGTTATCGAGCTAAGCTTGCCGATCCTGCGCAGAAAAAAGAGATGCTTGATAAGGTAAAAGAAAATAAAGAAGAGATCAGCAAAACAATTCAAACAATTAAGATCTCTAATAAGCTCATTCGTAAGCTTGCAAAGCGCATCGAAAAAGCAATGCTCAAAATCGAAGAGAAAAAAGCTGAAATAGCGCTAGCCGAAAACGATTTAAAATCGCTTGCCCATCCGGAGCATCCTTCCGCCGAACAAATTGCGCAAAGAGAAGAAATTGAGCGCATTATCCGCGGCGGATTTAAAACGATCAAAAAAGTTGAAGGCGAAATGGGCATCAGCCAGGAGCACATTGAGAAAAATTATAATCAGCTCCAAGCCGGCCTTGATAAAGATAAACGAGCAAAAGATGATCTTGCAAAAGCAAACTTGCGCCTCGTAGTAAATATCGCAAAGAAATATATCAATAAAGGTCTTCCCTTCTTAGATTTAATCCAAGAAGGAAACATTGGTTTAATGCGCGCGGTTGAAAAATTCGACTTTGAGCGCGGATTTAAATTTTCTACCTATGCAACCTGGTGGATTCGCCAGGCAATTACCCGCGCAATAGCAGATCAATCTCGTACTATTCGCGTACCGGTACATATGGTTGAAACTCTTAATAAAATTAACAAAATTAAGCGCGTCTTTATTCAAGAACACGGCCGCGAACCATCTCACGCCGAACTTGCTAAAGAACTCAATATTGATGAAAAGAAAATTAAAAATATTATCAAGATCTCTAAGGAACCTATCTCTCTTGAAACACCTGTTGGTGATAGTGAAGATGCGTTTATTAAAGACTTTATTGAAAATGAAAACGATTTCTCTCCTGCCGATACGGTAGCAAGTAACGACTTAAAAGAACGTGTGCGCGAAGTGCTCAAAACACTTACCCCGCGTGAAGAAAAAGTCATTAAAATGCGTTTTGGTATCGATGTAGCTTCTGAGCATACGCTCGAAGAAGTGGGTAAGGATTTTTCCGTTACCCGTGAGCGTATTCGTCAAATCGAGGTGAAGGCATTGCGCAAGCTTCGTCATCCATCTCGCAGTAAAAAGCTACAATCGTTCTTCGATAAAGAATTTGAAAACTTGGATAAAGACTTTGATAATATTCCCGGAGATTAA
- a CDS encoding HlyC/CorC family transporter translates to MEPPSLFDHVMYTEIIGFVVALIFCAIFSFLETSITALRLFKLKELASSTSSRYRTLMTTLEENPHQVLITILIANNIANVTAAALITNVMERIFAHLNLSGSLGFSLGIGIATIAILIFGEVIPKNMAKVHGPALLPSTMWFTNFIFYLFYPLVTFLLKFSSSVIAFFGGSSEPSESVTSEHEVRFLIDYINEKGLMEREKTEMLQSIFKLGSKSVREIMVPASDIVMISSDTPLKRAVETFSKYQFSRFPIYDGTADNIIGMIHQKDVFVVMSKGEEKSLTELVRPILFVPDTMRINQLLREFREQRKHIAIVLNEHGIITGLVTLEDVLEEIVGDISDEYEPITEKIVPHEKGGWIVDGAVDLESLAKVLHITFEHEEDVVTLGGFLTYQLQHLPKKGESIIYKSYKFQVQKASPRRVSQVLVTHEKSNTIKK, encoded by the coding sequence ATGGAACCTCCTTCGCTTTTTGATCATGTAATGTATACCGAAATAATCGGTTTTGTTGTTGCACTCATTTTTTGTGCAATATTTTCTTTCCTGGAAACGAGTATTACAGCACTGCGCCTTTTCAAGCTTAAAGAACTTGCAAGCAGTACTTCTTCCCGTTATAGAACACTCATGACGACCCTCGAAGAGAATCCGCATCAAGTTCTCATTACCATATTAATTGCAAATAATATCGCAAACGTTACCGCTGCTGCGTTGATTACCAACGTTATGGAGCGGATTTTTGCGCATCTTAATCTTTCTGGTAGCCTTGGATTTTCGCTCGGCATCGGTATTGCTACGATCGCCATTTTAATTTTTGGGGAAGTTATTCCAAAAAACATGGCTAAAGTTCATGGCCCCGCATTATTGCCATCGACGATGTGGTTCACCAATTTTATTTTCTATCTTTTTTATCCGCTCGTAACATTTCTCCTTAAATTTTCATCAAGCGTCATCGCTTTTTTTGGCGGCTCTTCTGAACCGTCTGAATCGGTTACTTCAGAACACGAAGTACGCTTTTTAATCGATTATATTAATGAAAAAGGATTAATGGAGCGTGAAAAAACTGAAATGCTCCAAAGCATTTTTAAGCTTGGCAGCAAATCGGTACGCGAAATTATGGTTCCTGCAAGCGATATAGTAATGATCAGCTCAGACACACCTTTAAAACGAGCGGTCGAAACTTTTTCAAAATATCAGTTCTCTCGCTTTCCTATTTACGATGGTACGGCCGATAATATTATTGGCATGATCCACCAAAAAGATGTTTTTGTCGTTATGTCAAAAGGGGAAGAAAAATCGCTTACTGAGCTTGTTCGCCCCATTCTTTTTGTTCCTGATACCATGCGCATAAACCAATTGCTGCGCGAATTTAGAGAGCAGCGCAAACATATCGCAATCGTACTCAATGAGCACGGAATTATTACCGGTTTGGTAACGCTTGAAGACGTTCTTGAAGAAATTGTCGGCGATATTAGTGATGAATATGAACCAATCACTGAAAAAATTGTACCGCATGAAAAAGGCGGCTGGATTGTTGATGGTGCAGTTGATCTTGAATCACTCGCCAAAGTTTTGCACATCACTTTCGAACATGAAGAAGATGTTGTTACCCTTGGTGGTTTTTTAACCTACCAACTGCAGCATTTACCTAAAAAAGGCGAATCGATAATTTATAAATCGTATAAATTCCAAGTTCAAAAAGCGAGCCCTCGTCGCGTTTCTCAAGTGCTTGTAACGCACGAAAAATCGAATACTATAAAAAAATAA
- the typA gene encoding translational GTPase TypA, with protein MSASKIRNIAIIAHVDHGKTTLVDKLLRQSGTLTDMQTDRVMDSNAIEKERGITILAKQTGIYYNDYNINIVDTPGHTDFGGEVERTLQMVEGFLLLVDAAEGVLPGTRFVLRKALELNLKPIVLINKIDRPDANIEHTENAIHDLFLDLATDSSQLDFPLLYGSSKLGFAGHDSAARSGDMNPLFEAIIKNVPSPKPYADYLQMLVTSLDYSDFLGTIAIGRVFSGSMKVGQDIVCCKDSTIGKPTKITKIYTFHGLQRKETPEVSYGQIVAVTGFNEPVTIGMTLCQIDQPHPYPYVSIDEPTLSVFVSVNDSPFSGRDGKLLTSRQIKDRLEKELKINVALRVEPTDSPETFKVSGRGQLHLGILFENMRREGFEFQLSAPEVIYKTIDGEKCEPIEYVVIDIDPEYQGIIMERLGKKKAELKNLIQQHNGRLRMEFEIPARGLLGFRSQFLTDTRGNGLFTTQFHGYQPYKGDIPGRTKGAMVSMDNGVATAYALDNLQDRGTLFVSPTNEIYEGMIVGENSRDNDMDVNPCKAKKLTNMRASGSDDLIKIIPARVMELERCMEWIQPDELIEVTPHHIRLRKKMLRASLRK; from the coding sequence ATGTCAGCTTCAAAAATACGTAATATTGCAATTATTGCTCACGTTGACCATGGTAAAACTACCTTGGTTGATAAACTTCTGCGCCAATCGGGCACTTTGACCGATATGCAAACTGACCGCGTTATGGACTCAAATGCCATTGAAAAAGAACGTGGTATTACCATTTTGGCAAAACAAACCGGTATCTATTATAACGATTACAATATCAATATCGTTGATACCCCGGGCCATACCGACTTTGGTGGCGAAGTTGAGCGTACCTTGCAGATGGTTGAAGGCTTTTTACTTCTGGTTGACGCTGCTGAAGGCGTTCTTCCAGGAACACGTTTCGTTTTGCGCAAAGCACTCGAATTGAACCTGAAGCCGATTGTTCTTATTAATAAAATTGACCGTCCGGACGCAAATATTGAACATACCGAAAATGCGATCCATGATCTTTTCCTCGATTTAGCGACCGATTCTTCTCAGCTTGATTTCCCGCTTCTTTACGGTTCGTCTAAACTAGGATTTGCTGGCCATGATTCAGCAGCTCGCTCAGGGGATATGAATCCTCTTTTTGAAGCAATAATAAAAAATGTTCCATCTCCAAAACCATATGCTGATTACCTGCAAATGCTGGTTACCAGTTTGGATTATTCAGACTTTTTGGGCACTATCGCTATCGGGCGCGTTTTTAGCGGCTCGATGAAAGTTGGCCAAGATATCGTTTGTTGCAAAGATAGCACGATCGGCAAGCCAACTAAAATCACAAAAATTTACACATTCCATGGCCTTCAAAGAAAAGAAACACCTGAAGTAAGCTACGGTCAAATCGTGGCAGTTACTGGATTTAACGAGCCGGTGACTATTGGTATGACTCTTTGCCAAATCGATCAACCGCACCCATATCCGTACGTTTCTATCGATGAACCGACATTGTCGGTCTTCGTTTCGGTAAACGATTCTCCATTTAGCGGTCGAGATGGAAAACTTTTAACTTCTCGTCAAATTAAAGATCGCCTTGAAAAAGAGCTAAAAATTAACGTCGCATTACGCGTTGAGCCAACCGATTCGCCAGAAACCTTTAAAGTTTCAGGACGCGGCCAACTGCATTTGGGAATTTTATTTGAAAATATGCGCCGCGAAGGCTTTGAATTCCAACTTTCTGCGCCTGAAGTTATCTACAAAACGATCGACGGCGAAAAATGCGAACCGATCGAATATGTGGTTATCGATATTGATCCTGAATATCAAGGGATCATTATGGAACGCTTGGGCAAAAAGAAAGCTGAGCTTAAAAATCTTATTCAGCAGCATAACGGCCGCTTGCGCATGGAATTTGAAATTCCTGCACGCGGACTTCTAGGTTTCCGTTCTCAATTCTTGACCGATACACGCGGAAACGGTCTATTTACCACTCAATTCCATGGGTATCAACCATATAAAGGCGATATTCCAGGCCGCACTAAAGGTGCAATGGTTTCGATGGATAACGGCGTTGCAACTGCGTATGCTCTCGATAACTTACAAGATCGTGGCACACTTTTTGTTAGCCCTACCAACGAAATTTATGAAGGCATGATCGTTGGTGAAAATAGCCGCGATAATGATATGGACGTCAACCCATGCAAAGCAAAAAAACTCACAAACATGCGCGCTTCCGGATCTGATGATCTGATTAAAATTATTCCTGCGCGCGTTATGGAGCTTGAACGTTGCATGGAATGGATTCAGCCTGATGAGTTAATCGAAGTAACACCGCATCATATTAGATTGCGCAAGAAAATGTTGCGCGCTTCATTGCGAAAATAA
- the truA gene encoding tRNA pseudouridine(38-40) synthase TruA: MARYKFILAYDGTAYSGWQQQPDNSAVSNVLEKKFKEVFFRPISVIGASRTDAGVHALGQVVIFDSELSIEPHMLERAWNNKLPTDLLIRSIEYAPTSFHPQANVKQKEYWYHFFVDRPLPFAARYGFWMRHEIDLKKLNDALQIFVGTHDFRSFCSGEQPTTVRTVDEISVSYIKRFGVYRIRVRGPKFLRYMIRRMVGAALEVSSRPGLSIRYIEEILHAKNPEHRLPNAPAHGLMLAHIEYNEGSHE, from the coding sequence ATGGCACGCTACAAATTTATATTAGCATACGATGGCACTGCATATTCAGGCTGGCAACAACAGCCTGATAACTCTGCCGTGAGCAATGTGCTTGAAAAAAAATTTAAAGAAGTTTTTTTCCGGCCAATTTCTGTCATCGGTGCCTCACGTACCGATGCAGGTGTGCATGCCCTTGGGCAAGTTGTTATTTTTGATTCGGAACTTTCAATAGAACCGCACATGCTTGAACGAGCTTGGAATAACAAATTGCCCACTGATTTGCTTATTCGTTCAATAGAATACGCACCAACATCATTTCATCCTCAGGCAAACGTCAAACAAAAAGAATATTGGTATCATTTTTTTGTGGATCGCCCCTTGCCATTTGCAGCGCGCTACGGATTTTGGATGCGACACGAAATCGATCTAAAAAAACTAAATGATGCTCTACAAATCTTTGTTGGAACACATGATTTCCGCTCATTTTGCAGCGGCGAACAACCAACCACTGTGCGAACGGTAGATGAAATTTCTGTTTCATATATAAAAAGATTTGGTGTCTATCGCATTAGAGTTCGTGGCCCTAAATTTTTGCGATATATGATTCGCAGAATGGTGGGCGCAGCACTTGAAGTTTCATCACGACCTGGGTTATCAATAAGATATATTGAAGAAATATTGCATGCAAAAAATCCTGAGCACAGGCTCCCAAATGCACCCGCTCATGGATTAATGCTCGCTCATATTGAATATAATGAAGGATCTCATGAGTAA
- a CDS encoding GNAT family N-acetyltransferase, which produces MSKFSRSRLLAFALAISVLVGGGIVAVHHFTTKTKIEVLDFDETRDKSFILDIFKNDWYWLVSEYSTDFSPEYMLHYRASSKSAENIGDLTIKVIYENGKPVGFTAYHKLSLYVGRIIFVAVDKNFRSKGYGYKLLQLAVDDLKSRGAQKIRLVTRTNNAPGIKLYTRFGFKETSRDEDGFLYFQYDV; this is translated from the coding sequence ATGAGTAAATTCTCTCGTAGTCGCCTGCTCGCGTTTGCTCTGGCAATTTCAGTTCTTGTTGGCGGTGGCATTGTTGCAGTTCACCACTTTACTACAAAAACAAAAATTGAAGTTTTAGATTTTGATGAAACCAGAGATAAGTCGTTCATTCTAGATATTTTCAAGAACGATTGGTACTGGCTCGTGAGTGAATATTCAACCGATTTCTCTCCCGAATATATGCTGCATTATCGTGCATCGTCAAAAAGCGCAGAAAATATTGGTGACCTAACGATAAAAGTAATTTATGAAAATGGAAAACCTGTTGGGTTCACCGCATACCATAAATTATCGCTCTATGTGGGGCGCATTATCTTCGTAGCGGTAGATAAAAATTTTCGATCCAAAGGATATGGGTATAAGCTTCTGCAATTGGCGGTTGATGATCTAAAATCTCGCGGTGCACAAAAAATTCGCCTCGTCACTCGTACCAACAATGCACCGGGAATCAAGCTTTATACACGATTTGGTTTCAAAGAAACAAGCCGCGATGAAGATGGATTTCTCTATTTTCAATATGATGTATAA
- a CDS encoding HAD-IA family hydrolase: protein MGRSVSKTKIIFLTLLVISTTIYFKDKWSYSPYPQGTKMLIFDFDGTIADSLPAIFQALNNNASYFGYKTIERIELLAGKDSSEFLKEFEISSIKLPFVVQAVRNEVNKKITSIQPFDQLKSILDQLKAKQVKLGIVTSNSTQNVKEFLAYHNLDYFDLIHGGSSLFGKGKILKKLLNDHNLEASNVIYIGDETRDIQAAQENHIRCAAVTWGLCTAERLAAYKPDFIVHDKSDLLMLAQII from the coding sequence ATGGGTCGAAGCGTTTCTAAAACAAAAATTATTTTTCTTACCTTGCTGGTAATCAGCACGACAATTTATTTTAAAGATAAATGGTCCTATTCTCCTTATCCTCAAGGGACAAAAATGCTCATTTTTGATTTTGATGGAACTATCGCCGATTCGCTTCCCGCCATTTTTCAAGCACTTAATAATAATGCTTCATATTTTGGTTACAAAACAATTGAACGAATTGAACTGCTTGCAGGTAAAGATAGTTCTGAATTCTTAAAAGAATTTGAAATTTCTTCAATTAAACTCCCATTTGTTGTTCAAGCTGTTCGCAATGAAGTAAATAAAAAAATTACATCAATTCAGCCATTTGATCAGCTGAAATCAATTCTTGATCAATTGAAAGCCAAACAGGTTAAGCTTGGCATTGTAACATCAAACTCGACTCAAAATGTTAAAGAGTTTCTCGCTTACCACAATCTCGATTACTTTGATCTCATTCATGGAGGCAGCAGTTTGTTTGGTAAAGGAAAAATTTTAAAAAAGCTTCTCAACGATCATAATCTTGAAGCCTCAAATGTTATTTATATAGGTGATGAAACGCGCGATATTCAAGCTGCTCAAGAAAATCATATTCGTTGCGCAGCAGTCACCTGGGGCCTTTGCACAGCAGAGAGGCTCGCTGCATATAAACCAGATTTTATTGTTCATGATAAGTCTGATTTATTAATGCTTGCGCAAATAATCTAA
- a CDS encoding MFS transporter: MFLFGIGNFNQTLLIYRAQEKFTGIGTSSLIGSGWAILFYTFFNIIRATSELGIGSLSDFVNRKNLLAILGFGTFGITSICFMFQPTHAALWFLFFALAGLSTGTVKALEKAYAASLLPENIRGTGLGILQAVDGIGDFISSVVVGTLWSVWSPVIGFAYAAMLSFISMLLFLVRK, from the coding sequence ATGTTCCTTTTTGGCATTGGTAATTTCAATCAAACGCTCTTAATTTATCGGGCACAAGAGAAATTTACAGGAATAGGAACATCTTCTCTTATTGGAAGCGGATGGGCAATTTTATTCTATACTTTTTTTAATATCATTCGTGCAACCAGCGAATTGGGCATTGGTTCATTAAGTGATTTCGTAAACCGAAAAAATCTTTTAGCGATTTTGGGATTCGGCACTTTTGGGATAACCAGCATCTGCTTTATGTTTCAACCAACGCATGCGGCACTTTGGTTTTTGTTTTTTGCTCTTGCCGGATTGAGCACGGGCACTGTAAAAGCACTTGAAAAAGCATATGCAGCATCGCTCTTGCCGGAAAATATTCGGGGAACGGGGCTTGGTATTTTGCAAGCAGTTGATGGAATTGGTGATTTCATCTCAAGTGTGGTGGTTGGTACTCTTTGGAGCGTATGGTCGCCCGTCATTGGATTTGCTTATGCAGCAATGCTGAGTTTTATTTCGATGCTTCTATTTTTAGTGAGAAAGTAA
- a CDS encoding MFS transporter, with product MKIERSWLNRNIVGFGLTSFFSDFCFEMTTPILPFFIEQLVGPSYGAFALGLIEGVANGLAACTRIIAGRIADKAKFYKPYLIAGYGLMPIFISLIGTATSIWLVLFYKTAAWIFRAMREPIRDTWLSKIVASSYYGRAFGFNRALDSTGAIVGPLITFFILNKVSLRTIFFVAIIPGIFSVLSLIILTSEKNKAKEPSKEKHHSCEQLKRCPPTLYISFLLCSFLALVISIKRS from the coding sequence ATGAAGATTGAGCGCTCATGGTTGAATAGAAATATTGTTGGATTTGGGCTCACAAGTTTTTTCAGCGATTTTTGTTTTGAAATGACAACACCAATTTTGCCATTTTTTATTGAGCAATTGGTTGGTCCATCATATGGAGCTTTTGCATTAGGACTCATTGAAGGGGTTGCAAATGGACTAGCTGCATGCACTCGAATTATTGCAGGCCGTATTGCGGATAAAGCGAAGTTTTATAAACCATATTTAATCGCAGGTTATGGTTTAATGCCGATTTTTATAAGTTTAATTGGCACAGCAACCTCTATTTGGCTAGTACTTTTCTATAAAACAGCGGCATGGATTTTTAGGGCAATGAGAGAACCCATCCGAGATACCTGGCTTTCTAAAATCGTTGCATCAAGCTACTACGGCCGAGCCTTTGGATTTAATAGGGCACTCGATAGTACGGGAGCAATCGTTGGTCCGCTTATTACTTTTTTTATCTTAAACAAAGTATCATTGCGTACTATTTTTTTCGTAGCGATTATTCCGGGTATATTTTCAGTGCTCTCACTCATCATTTTAACGAGCGAAAAAAACAAGGCGAAAGAACCCAGCAAAGAAAAACACCATTCCTGCGAACAATTAAAACGTTGCCCGCCAACTTTATACATTTCCTTTTTGTTATGTTCCTTTTTGGCATTGGTAATTTCAATCAAACGCTCTTAA